TGATTGTAATTTTTCGCCCTCATCTGCAATGAATTCCTTGAATATATCTCTTCCATGCACAAGGCGACATATAGATTCCATGAAGCTGTTACATTCAATTATTCACTCATGCTGTCAACTATCTGGTGATGATTACATCAGATATGCCAGTGCTCTTCCAACCAGACGTTGCCACACCCTCAACATAAAGCCTTTCTTTGCACGTACTAATATGTTCCAACACAGTTATTTCCCGAGAGTTGTCAAGTGCTGGAATGAATTACCCGGTTCTGTTCGTGAATTGACACTACGTGATTATATAGAAGCACTAGTGCGATAAGATTGCTTCTCcttgttgttcttttttctatTATCTATTATGTTCAGCTGCCTTTGTTTCTGTTTCTTATGTTTACTGTACTCCACTCCTGCAACAGCCCTGAATAGGGCTGCAGtgtttgaaaataaataaataactaaataaataaataaaattgacgtttcgttgggctagtggacgTTTATTCAtgtattgaaattgctttgcggttcacacttgcatgccccggtgcctgctcataactttcccaaacacaaacaaaagcaaaggagagactgatcaatttgaagtacctttattcacactaaagatgcgtgtacatgaaacattattacagtacataaggcaccactacatcgaacatGGAGACATAGGCtggtacctacagcactcttagcAGCGCAAATACATCTGAAAGAACCTACACATACGAATCCAATCAAAACGATGATTGTGGTCTTCACTtacgacttaagtttatgactagaaggcaaagcgactcaaaaggcagggcttaagcatacccttgtaacaaccacctttgaacacatgaacacttgaagctgctttcgtgtgaatacacaaaagacatgtgaatatgttacattaaaatgtttcgcacactaacacattaCAGGAAgggctacggctgactgtgagaaggcaaaataagagacttgaaacaaatgacttcacgtaagtATATACAAGCTTTAttacacgtctttcaccgcgattaaaatttaatgaagtaccaaagtagacttgcccgAGCTTTTTGTCTGCGAGATGTATATAATTTCATGTTGCTCAATTATTTCATAatataacatcactcaacttagctaataattgacgagacatcatttagaaagttgtcgggcatggtgaacacgaGAATCATGTTTCTGAAGAGCCAGGTTTGCTTTcgtcagaaataaacttgtaaaacttttgtgtaatgaatgcagcttatctccctggcacaagtcaagaacgaATAGTACAGTATTTGATTaagttaatttggggtacagaagagtttgttggtggcatttcaTCAATTTAATTCAGCTCATTTTCaagtaatttttctggacttgcacaaatataattagagcactttttggggcctttttcgctatacccagcaactaagtggtacctcagtcaataaaaagataaggcaaggctaataccttgaacgataacagaaaaaatatttagcacagaaaattggcaaTAACACACAgccaacacaattccaaacagccaaataaatggtcacctgcacttgcagtatcaagtaccccagaaataatcataaaggatgagaaaaggttccaatgactggacagccagattggtgagacagtgaaaaacgcaaataaatgcgtatacgaaacaccaatgacctcaattgcgcaggtaaaatgttattaaaatgctaccaaaattttattgcataatATATATAAAAGTTGCACAAAAATTGGGACAAACCACTAGCAAAGACGGAGGGAGacacagcacccgtgttgaaaaaaaattacaagagatatacatgcatatttaggctcacaacaattttttctccaatatatacaaaactaacacatgcacttaccgcataagaaaggttcctgcgcctggagaatgcagtacagtacaaagcagcgtcatgagaaccaaAAAGTAGAGCTTAGTATTTTCaaaactacgaatgcttgcactcctacaaacaggcatgtgacatgtcatgtcTTGAATGGATGAAATGCATAAATCTTcgacacaaaggaagttaccatcactcttattggcttcctcagaggactccttgaagttgaactataaaaatgtacatcagtgttaaaaacaaagagaagataagaccctatagcgttcttcctgaaataaacagcgcaaataaattcatgtatcaattctatggacacttcgccaattcagtgtacatttatatttgacaatcactcaaacagagacgagaaggatgaattaaggtaggagcacacatgaacgctgactcaagtagaagtttattcgtgaagacaaagattttagacacactggccaacttcacaaagaaaagccatggatgcgcagcacaAACAGTCCGGCACAACAAAGaaggaccgaaagacgtcctgcagaataaacatgtgcgtcaaaagctaacaaaaacatgaaaactgaaaggtttgtcctgtaagtgatattaacgagaagtactgcagcaacgcTTTCCCACTAagagtcacagaaatcttgcttatgaatttttcttcgtgattaataaataatgcttccaaagtcctcttgtgttctggtctttgtgatgaaagaatcgttctttctgctctataccgcaacaccggaggagttccagaagcaatattcattgatcacaaacgaaacaaatgcataaccaagttatctgttgcccttagtgagaaaaatttgcagttctcaaaagagtatttatCATTGGGTAGTAAGGCCTTGCAGTAAGGCCTTCAGTAGTATTCATTGAATGCACAGTGCTTAGCGATTGAAATGCCACACTCGGACAGTATGGCGGCCGTTGATTCCTGCGCAACCGGTGAGTGCTGGGTGGTTGTTTAGGGGGTCCGATTGCATCACGATGTATCGAAACGACTCTCGTTTTAATGTACGCATCAGTTCGTCAATTCAATGTCCCCAGCGTCCAACGGTGGCAGAAGAAAAGTGCTGGCCGCCATGCTGTTGGAGTATTCACTtgcaatcgctgagcactgtacattgtacGTATGTACCCATGATTTCTGTGTGCGTGCTCTCATATGCATGATAATGTTTGGCTATAAACATCCCATACCATCACAACGAAATTGTGCAAAGTCCCTCTGTCACATCAATATTTTACATAACCATTATGTACACCGTTTATATTCAACATCATTTGATATAATCTGTCAATTAACTTATGTGTTGCTGTGGTTTCCTAGGGTCTTCGTGGTTatatggtagagaatgtggaatCTCACACTTCCAAAACGCGCTGTCTATAATATACTTCGTACTTTGTACATGTTATCGTCCTGTTGGAGTTGTGCGGTCATAGTGACTTAGTGCTCGTGTCATCTTTTGTTGAAATGATTTTTTAACACTCGTCACGGTCACTTTAGCACTATCGTGTTAATGTACACTATAGCTGGGCATGCGCAACAGGTCTGCGTACGCAGGGAACCCACGGACgagacagtgcgcatgcgcaatacGCAGGAGCTCGCAAAGTAGCTTGCGTGCGCCCGCTGCTATTCAGAAGCTGCGTAGCATCCACTCCGGGCTCTGCCGGCTTTGCGGGACGTTTTCTTGTATTATCGTGTGTCCGCAAGAGAGCTTGTTTTGTCTCCAGCCAAATAGATGAATCCGGCTTGTATTGGCTACACAGTTCTACAAGCTGGCACATGacggcgctgagtagcacactaccGGCTCTTGCGCGTCCAAGCCGGCAGTCCCCTTCTGGACTTTGAGTTGAGTCAACTATAGCCGTATTGTGCGTGGGCGCTCCGCTACCTTCGCTTACCTTTTTGGTTGAGGGCAGCCAAATAAAACTGTGTAATATTCATGTCATCGTATCATCACCAGAGACCGTATTATAGGCAACTGTCTATTTCGTCCCGATTGTATGGGCCTCATTGCTTCTCATGCGTCTCACCATAAATTTTGGGTTGATAAGAAATTTAGCACTTCCTTTAGAACGTCAATTTAACGCCTATTTTTGATTTTTGTGCTTATAAACAAGTATTTTCTCTTGTAGCTCCATGAAATTCTCGTTGAAGCGCTTCAAAGCGCTAGATTTTTTTTCAGCTCCTTGCTCAGTTTGGCGCCATGGGCACTGTCCGCAGTGAGAGTGGTGAGGAAGACAGGTGGGAGAGAATCGCACGCGATGCCACATTGCTCAGTTCTCGTTATGCCGTCGTAACACTATCGTCATCATGCACTCGCTGTCATCCCATTGTTCTCATGCCGTCGTTACGCTCTCACCGTTGTAGCATCGTCATACAGCAGTCCTCGTGCCATCTCACATCATTGTCATATCGTCGGAGTCATGCAGACGTCGTCACGCTAACTTTGTCATACATTTGTAGTCATACCAGAGACCTCGTGCCGCCGTCATGACGCTCTCGTTGTTATACTATCGTAATAATTTCACAATGGTCCTCTCATAGACGCCGCGATATTGCCATCATGCAGCCTGTGCATGCAGAGGCGCCTTGCCTATGTACGCCTAGAAAGCCAGTCAGCACTCACGAACGTGAAAGGAACGAATCAGGAAGATGAAACCCCCAGCCATTAGGGGAACTCGAGATCAGGAGGAAAGTGTCTAGCCCACACCACAGAACGTTAAGCAGTGCATTGcgctaattaaaaaaaacaggTTGGGAATCAAGGACAGAATATGGGGTGGGATGGGATGATCCGTCAACTACCGTCATGAGATGAGTGCTCCCGAAATTTTTTGTCAACCAAAAGTCAGAACATATACCCCCTGGTGAGACAATTTTTGTTGATAGGTGGAAAGGTTAGGTGAGCATGCCTTGCCCTATGACTACACGCTTGTTTTTGACAAGATAGCAAAGGACGACAAAacacaaaggaaagaaaaaagaacacgcatCTACTGGCAGAAAAGTTCGAAAATAATTAGCAGTGAACGCCGTGAAATTAACAAAGTGATGTTCAGTTGTATGGCACCTTCAAGAAAATAATGTTATctattttttagctgcaccaccAAGAAATTGATTTCTTTCCAGTGATCCAACAGTCCTGTGAAAAATGCTCTAAGTCCCGCTCAAGAAAGCATAAGACTGCAGTCCAGTTCCTGGCCATTAGCTAATTAGGCTCGAGCAGATTTCAGTTTCTCTGTCtaaacgtgtttcttttttcgcacTTCGCGATTGCTCAGGATATTTATTCGCCTACGTATTATCACCAAGAATGCTATTGACAGCCCTTCATCGCAATTACATAGATGGTAATATTTTGAGCTGTTGTGTAACGCCGACGGGTTTCTTATTTTACTAATATGGAACCATTTCCACCGTAACATCACATTCGGTCAGCAACCATGCACAATGAAACGATCGGCGATGGTGTGGCTTTCGCGCTTTTTTACTCTTTATCTCGCTCTGAAATACAGAGCAGCATACTTATGTTACGATGCTTTGTATATTCATATAATAATGCACAGAATAAGAATGGACGACATTATCTACATTCCCAGTATCCTGTCGGTGTGTCTCAGCGATACATCCTCTAGTAGCCCAGTCTTCATAAACGGCTATTGCATGCTATTCACGTGATAAAGCCACGTTGCGTTTCCGCTCTGAATCAAGGCTTTTGTCTCCGTTCAGTGGCATTTCTGATATTCACAACAGGATGCGTAGCGCTCGAAGTCTTGTATCTTTCTGTGTCGTGCACCTGCTATTGTCCACTGGCAGTTTTTTTGTCTAAGAAGTACGAACGGTTATCCACAGCGATCCTCTCTTTTATGTtcttggagcgtaggcttgcaaCGTGTTGTCTTATTTTCTGCGCTCGCAATGTGCCTTATATTTCTTTCTGTGTGAACATTCTAAACACACTTCGAAAGTTCTATTTGGCCTGAGTGGACTCTACGAAATGCCAGCCTGCGCAGAGCCGAGCGATTTCGAGTCAATGATTTTGACTTTGCTTGCACCAACACCGGCATCGAGCTTGTTCTTGAGCACATGACACAAGTTTGCCAAATAAATAGTTGCTCCGTCTATTCGTGCGTCGTCAATTCTCCTTGTGACAACCGTACAATGCATGCTGAGTAATGACGCCATGGTGTAACaccacttgaagaaaaaaaaaaaggttacggCACCATTTCAGCCTACTAAGCCTGCATAGCACTTGTTTGTGAAAACTTAAGTACAAGCTCTGTTCGTGCTGTTTGTCAGAAAACATATGCAGTTTGGTATGTCTTTTTTATTTTCGCAGGAACGGAAATGTACTCACAGCTTTACTAAATCAATTTTTCTCGGTACTTGTGCTACAAACCagcaaaaagaaatgcaaaacCAACGTGCTTTGAGTACGTTAGGCAAGGCGAAGCTTTAGTAATGCGGTGAAACAAATATTTTTCCATTACTCTGAGCGTGCAATTCTGTGCACTGCTATCCTACGCACCGCCCAATCTCCTGAAATAATTATGTGTATCTACCACTGTGGTCTCAACTTTAATGTCATCTAATTTTTTGCTCATGCACAACTTCGTTATTAAGCTATGCTGCCACACTAACTCTGATCCAGGCAGATGCGCAGTTTGAGAAGTCTACGCAGCGGTGCCACAAGGACGAACgcgatgtgtgatgcttgtcgaggCAAGGATATTGATCACAGCTGTGGGCAAGAAAAAGTACGACACTTATCAAGGAATATCCAGTGTTGCTGTACTTCTTGTGTCGCAGTGGGTCATACCCATATTGAAAGCATTGTCAAGAATGGGCACACCGTCAGTGGCAGATACCTAATGCCTAAATAAAAATATCGAAGAATCCGTGAAACATGCGCCACCATTGCATTAACAAATCTTTGTTTTAGGTACATCTCCGAGTCCATACTGAATGTTCAGGTTTAGTAGGAACTCCAGCGTTATCATGCCCATTAGGGAGCATTGTTCAAGAATGTGCACATACGGAATATCAAATACTGAGtggcaaaatgaaagaaaataacgGAAATCAATTAATCCGTAAATATATTTAACCATGCACGTAAGATCGGCGTGTTAAGAGACGCCTGTACAAGGTTTGTATAAGGCACTTGCCTAGTAGTTCCTGTATCCTTCACAAATAGATGCACAAATATATCCCCCGATGTTGTAATTGACTGGACAGCACCCTTCAGCCAGGATATACAGGAAAATACAAATTTTGCCTTAAGAAACATCGCCATGAGTTTCGCGTTCTGAATCATACATTTGTAGGCTGCACGTGCTCTTATGTAATACACCAGAATTGTTGCCCAAGCGAAGCGAGGGGctatattttattgttttatgCATTTACTAGCAATATTCATGGCTATAAACACCTTATTGAGGGGGTTGACGAATCATTTgcactcaaaattcgcattagagagtgtcgtattcgttggtgaatttttttctctcactaCGCACGAGATTCTAGGCAtgtcccacccacccaaatcagcggaggaaacagaaacaataccgctaacttatcaagcactactgcagcactatcgccttggacgcagggtataccctccaccacatccaaaactaacgagaaacgaaggcactgaatacaggcgactccagagcattACCTTAACCatggaagcttactgcatcatttccacccgacgctatacagctacacctgtccacactgcaacgtgccagacagcctggcgcacctcctactgcaatgcaagaaaaccCGAGAAACCATCACAGCGGCACGACAAGTAGCCCCAGAAGACGCAGACCAAAACATCCTCGCTGAAACTTGGGAGGCTGCCATCTCCAAGCttgacctggtcgaccagcgcgaacccgtcgcccgggcccggagggcgatccaagacagagggttcctggaataagggaccctcccacctcgactgacaagtcactgcttcaaataaaggtttcattctctctctctctctctgtctctctctctcactaccaTGCTGATAGCTCGCATGGAGGAGTTGTTTGTTCCTATCAAAACTTCATCTAGCGAAACGCGCACCGACGAGTGCCGTTATTGCTGCGTTATTGCCGgagacagagaaaaagaaaacaggaaagaaacgACGTCACACGAGGTGGCACCCggttgctaccctgcactggggagaGGGAAGTGGGATTCAGAGTGGCGAAAAATTGATTTCACGAGCTCCATCAGAAAGTTCACATATTAGACAGTATATAAGCACTGAACTCGAGGTATGACTCAGGATTCTAAATTCTTAGTTAACATAGTGCGCAATCAGGCCATACGCCCTAGTAGATAAGAACAAGGTAACAAAACTTATCGTTAATCCGCATATGCATTAACCCACTCTTCAAGGATGGAGTAAGGGGGGTGGGCCGTGCGGAGCGGAGTGACGTCATGGTGAGCAAGCACAGTGATTGGTGTAATAGAAATGAGCTAGTAGGCATACCTAGACGATCTTTGGCTCGCACTATTGGAATAACGCCTCCCCTATCATGTACAGGAGATATTCGGCGAATGCCTAGCACATGAAATAAATCAACGCAGGACTAAGGAAAGGATTTTGCTGAGTTGACCTTCCGCTCGTGTAAGTTTTGGACGGAGTCAACGTAACTGCACATCTCCGTGGAATGTGTATCTATTTCAGAGGCCTCTCATTCGCGTTCAGTTGTTGTCGGATGGATAATTCATATACATGCGACCTGATGACTTTCTTAATTTCTCTACAGCTAGGTGTGTTTTGATACCCACGCTGCTTGATACCCACACCGCTATTCAGTTCAAAGTTGTCTAAGCTGTCATACATTGAGCGGATACAATATACATGTAGGCCTCGTCCGCCTTGAGGCACCTTATGATTGTTGTGGTGCGTTGTAGTTATGGTGACCGGGACCCTATGAGCAAAGAACCGAAATTTGTAAAGGGTGGAAGGTTTGACATGCGACTGTGGTGTCTTAGTCCACATGCTTAATGCTTGCGTTCCCAACGTTGTGAGTTAAAAAGAGCACTCTCTTTTTTTTATAACCAGGTGCAACACATGTGATTCCATGAACAAAACGATGTAATTGAAAAATCAGTGACTTTACCAAACACCATTGTTCTCGCTTATTATCTCTATTCATTCCTGCCGATCGCAAAGGCACGAAGGAGGTGTATTCGTTATCATGTCCGTCTCGGAATGACAGATAAAATTATTCTAGAACAACCGTCGCGTCCCATTGTTCGGCGTTGCATATAAGCGAGATCCAGTCCGCAAATTATCATCACAACGAAGACGGCCTTGCTCAAAATGAAGCTGTACGTTTTCCTAGCGCTCCTTTGCACAGCACTTGGTAAGTTTACGACAAGCCCCGTATATCTCTGGGGCATTTACTGTTTAAGTTTGCTGCAATATGGACAAGTGTGTGACCGTTCCCATGTGTCATGTGTTATGTTAAGCAGACAACTCTGGAACTAAAACCTTCCATTTTGTGTTTGCGTTGAGGACAGCAAAGACACTCATGTACACAGCAGTAGGCGTATTGGTACAGACCAATTCAATAGAGAAAAATGTTAGAACAATATATACGTTGATATAATATTACTTACGCAATATTGTGCATAACAAGATCTGTAAAGGAGCATGATACTATTATATTTTCATGATATGCCAAAATCCTCAACAAAATCAGGCAGAGCTTCTACTTCACTACACTTCCTAGTTAATTTCCTGAAAGGGCGCGTATATGGAGTCAGCCTTTCTAATGTGTATGACAGATTGCGAGCCCAAGTAGCTTAATATAAATTAGCCAAAACAGTGCGCATCAAATATTTTATTATAGTAGTAGAGATAATGCATATTTGCTTCACGTGTCATTAAAATGATACACAGATGACCTGGAGGTACCTTGATGAGCCGTAGATGGTCTGCGCTTAACAATGCGTTCTGAATGCTCAGTCCTGGAAAGTGTGTGAAATAAATCACCTCGACGCGCCGAGTAGCTGAACAACAGAACTATTGTTTTTTCTGCAGCGGCGACAAACTTTGAGAAGCAATGCGGGCAGAAgcccgtggccacaactatcaaAGCTGGGACGCCGTGGTGGTGGTTCAACAAGGAGACTGGAAAATGCGAAAGGTTCTATTACGGAGGCAGCGCCGATAATGAGAACCAATACCTGACGCAAGAGAAGTGCGAAGAGGCATGCTTAACAGGCGAACGTGAGCCACCGTTTTATTTTCGTAAATGAGTTGACTGATTATATCTCTGTTAATCAAATCGGCACTAATGAATGTTGTGCAGTTTTAAGGCGCACACGTCAAAGTTATGCTTTGAAATAGGCAAGGTGCTTTAGCATGACTCCTTCAGAGGAGATATGATGTACCATAGTTGTCAAATTTCTTCATAGGCTTCGCGGTAATTAGTGTATTTAGGGGTATGTTCACCACTGCCACCACAAGGTAGTAGATTTTGGCATGCATTAAAAAGAAGTTTCTTTCCATTTAATTTGCCCCCTAGCCACCCAAAAGTTCCGCGTTGCTGATGACGCCTACTTTGGTAACACGGATGAACTCAAGGTTGGCAAATTCAGGCAGCTTTTGTTCTCTTTGTCCCCTACTGCTTTTTTTCTCCGAAGTACTCAATTAATCACGCGATGAAATATCTGAATATAGCGAAATGAGGGAGAAAGGATTGTAGGAACACAATACTTGACTTCCAAACAAAAGGCTTACTTTCCAAACATATCTGTAAGCGTACAGCTACTTCGCTCTTGTAATAATATAGCTAGCACTGATCGGGTATTGGGTGAGTGCAGAATGATACTACTTTCAGTAAGATTACATCGCTGCACGTTTTAACTTTCATTTTTTAAACAACATAAGCCAACTATATCTTGCACCTCGTCATTGTATATACTTACAGCAATTCCTGAAGCACAGGACTTCGTTTAGTCGAAACGTGTTTTGCACTGCGATGATCTAAACTATTTTAGTCTACTTCATTCTTATTACTGCAGTCTGCTGCTATGCTCTGCAAAGATTTTGCACAATGTGGTTATTTTTACAGCCGTGTGCCGAAAACCACCGTATCCTGGTCCTTGCCTGGGCTCCTTCCATCGGTTCTACTACGACCAGGAGACCAACTCTTGCCGTCCCTTCGTTTATGGAGGATGCAACAGCAACGGCAACAATTTCGAGTCACCCGTGGACTGCATGCAATCCTGCGGGTACAAGAAGCCTGGAGAGCCCATGCTGCGAGTCGCATAGTGTATTAGAAATCAGTTCCCTAATAATATTGCTCCATTAAGGGTCAGGGCATAGAACCAGACCAGAAATGAATGGTAGAGAAATTATCAAAGAAAATCAGCAAGGGACATTGAAAAAGGCGTTGTCAGGTGTTTATTATGTATCATATTCGATTGTTTACTTCTGATCGACGTGATCCTGGACTCAATAAATGTTCCCAAGCTCATTGAATAATGGCTCCCTCAATATTTGTTCGAAGAAATAAATACCAAGCATTTCAAATACAACCAAAGTCAGGCGGGTGAGAAGAAATGTGCAAAATGCGGTTATGATATTCAAACAAATTTCCACATTCGTTATCTATAGGATGACTAGCATAATTTGCATGTTGAAGAAATAAGGAGGTATGGAA
The sequence above is drawn from the Dermacentor andersoni chromosome 7, qqDerAnde1_hic_scaffold, whole genome shotgun sequence genome and encodes:
- the LOC126534835 gene encoding thrombin inhibitor hemalin-like, whose protein sequence is MKLYVFLALLCTALAATNFEKQCGQKPVATTIKAGTPWWWFNKETGKCERFYYGGSADNENQYLTQEKCEEACLTGEPVCRKPPYPGPCLGSFHRFYYDQETNSCRPFVYGGCNSNGNNFESPVDCMQSCGYKKPGEPMLRVA